A window of Corallococcus macrosporus DSM 14697 contains these coding sequences:
- a CDS encoding DUF4202 domain-containing protein, whose amino-acid sequence MLRQLLLSDFRAEGPAAGHGWPLVQQAFPTVQLAPLSAGRGAHVLRLDVSEWNAPAFDPVAWDARVFDAGERTEWLALHLEGASREALVVAALEILTRYQCLVGRRNAASATPLFNRLLARHRSLHDLKQPQVRAEFHRAVDAWQWTLRLRPEVDLPPQAAALFHDVEQPAHGPLPLRAFDRVQPARGADRAVRLLEEAGADDATCRRVRELVTRGERPGSERDVSLLRTAGALSFFSRQSSSYFREAPPEHHRRQVARMLAHLRPEHLRWLGHLRLAPAVRGQLEVLVAAHFPVDVLA is encoded by the coding sequence ATGCTCCGTCAGCTCCTGCTCTCCGACTTCCGCGCCGAGGGCCCCGCCGCCGGACATGGCTGGCCGCTGGTGCAGCAGGCGTTCCCCACCGTGCAGCTCGCGCCGCTGTCCGCCGGACGTGGCGCGCACGTCCTCCGGCTGGATGTGTCCGAATGGAACGCGCCGGCCTTCGACCCCGTCGCCTGGGACGCGCGCGTCTTCGATGCGGGGGAGCGCACCGAATGGTTGGCCCTCCACCTGGAAGGCGCCAGCCGCGAGGCGCTCGTCGTGGCCGCGCTCGAAATCCTCACCCGCTACCAGTGTCTGGTGGGGCGCCGCAACGCGGCCTCCGCCACGCCGCTCTTCAACCGGCTGCTGGCGCGCCACCGCTCCCTGCACGACTTGAAGCAACCCCAGGTGCGAGCGGAGTTCCACCGCGCGGTGGACGCCTGGCAATGGACGCTGCGCCTGCGTCCAGAGGTGGACCTCCCGCCGCAGGCCGCGGCCCTCTTCCATGACGTGGAGCAGCCCGCCCACGGGCCGCTGCCGCTCCGGGCCTTCGACCGCGTCCAGCCGGCGCGCGGCGCGGACCGCGCGGTGCGGTTGCTGGAGGAGGCGGGCGCGGACGACGCGACCTGCCGGCGCGTCCGGGAGCTGGTGACGCGCGGCGAGCGCCCGGGCAGCGAACGGGACGTGTCGCTGCTGCGCACCGCGGGCGCGCTGTCGTTCTTCTCCCGGCAGTCCTCCAGCTACTTCCGCGAGGCCCCGCCGGAGCACCACCGCCGCCAGGTGGCCCGGATGCTCGCGCACCTGCGGCCCGAGCACCTGCGCTGGCTGGGACACCTGCGCCTGGCGCCGGCGGTGCGCGGGCAGCTCGAGGTCCTGGTGGCCGCCCACTTCCCAGTGGACGTCCTGGCCTGA
- the traC gene encoding outer membrane exchange accessory lipoprotein TraC, which yields MNASVRGPCPAPASSRRWLGALALALALALTGCSAFSRAVKEGDLASQEQQWAEAEAAYLRALAADPEASEVKVKLGKVRQAWSEVVLAEARSVHSTGELDAAMKLLVRALELNADNVSARELLSEVLNARVAKGHAALKAERLQDARAEFDAVLSVAPDHAAAKRGVDGVQVAWARRWFGTGEGLEKAGKLGNALVAYVRADQERVGATAARERAEAVRQKLRDEVAFLVVASPVEDRAGAPDVAQRLAAGRLAAMLPTKLPLRVVTEAPEGREGVRLDLALERVLPLQVVEESQRTQRYLAGNRSVPNPRRSGFEGKLLQAERALEDVERKQAAALREYLRMQAELGMVRVSAERCRERERRECREALHECGEAAREVSGPGQFPSECNPKRCDTKACVAEEVLLVAKAAASLEKEKALEAALDKAEAQRTQVQRHRDTTFREPITVEEPMYSDFVFDVQLHRLTVTATVTAVMRDLLKAQQVPAPNTQDYAVAHEDTAHKGYDRYGVLADPVQLRNELELRVEAGDKAAADLALRVKERFDAYRGKRVEDARRGMVRPGAEDVVETAVRALLLTADAPPQDILQPLGRARGLNRPETLVGL from the coding sequence GTGAACGCGTCCGTCCGAGGCCCTTGTCCCGCTCCCGCTTCCTCTCGTCGTTGGCTGGGGGCGCTGGCCCTGGCCCTGGCGCTCGCCCTGACGGGGTGCTCCGCCTTCTCCCGCGCGGTGAAGGAGGGAGACCTGGCCAGCCAGGAGCAGCAGTGGGCGGAGGCGGAGGCGGCGTACCTGCGCGCGCTGGCCGCCGACCCGGAGGCCTCCGAGGTCAAGGTGAAGCTGGGCAAGGTGCGCCAGGCCTGGAGCGAGGTGGTGCTGGCGGAGGCGCGCTCCGTGCATTCCACGGGGGAGTTGGATGCGGCGATGAAGCTGCTGGTGCGCGCGTTGGAGCTCAACGCGGACAACGTGTCGGCGCGCGAGCTGCTGAGCGAGGTGTTGAATGCGCGGGTGGCCAAGGGCCACGCGGCCTTGAAGGCCGAGCGGCTCCAGGACGCGCGCGCCGAGTTCGACGCGGTGTTGTCGGTGGCGCCGGACCACGCGGCCGCGAAGCGGGGCGTGGACGGCGTGCAGGTGGCCTGGGCGAGGCGCTGGTTCGGCACCGGTGAGGGACTGGAGAAGGCCGGCAAGCTGGGCAACGCGCTGGTGGCCTACGTCCGCGCGGACCAGGAGCGCGTGGGGGCCACGGCGGCGCGGGAGCGGGCCGAGGCCGTGCGCCAGAAGCTGCGGGACGAGGTGGCCTTCCTGGTGGTGGCCTCGCCGGTGGAGGACCGGGCCGGTGCGCCGGACGTGGCGCAGCGGCTGGCCGCCGGGCGGCTGGCGGCCATGCTGCCCACGAAGCTGCCCCTGCGCGTGGTGACGGAGGCCCCGGAGGGCCGCGAGGGCGTGCGGCTGGACCTGGCCCTGGAGCGGGTGTTGCCGCTGCAGGTGGTGGAGGAGTCGCAGCGCACGCAGCGCTATCTGGCTGGAAACCGCTCCGTGCCCAACCCGCGCCGCTCGGGCTTCGAGGGCAAGCTGTTGCAGGCCGAGCGCGCCCTGGAGGACGTGGAGCGCAAGCAGGCCGCGGCGCTGCGCGAGTACCTGCGGATGCAGGCGGAGCTGGGCATGGTGCGGGTGTCCGCCGAGCGCTGCCGTGAGCGCGAGCGCCGTGAGTGCCGCGAGGCGCTCCATGAATGCGGCGAGGCGGCGCGCGAGGTCAGCGGGCCGGGCCAGTTCCCCAGCGAGTGCAACCCGAAGCGCTGCGACACCAAGGCGTGCGTCGCCGAGGAGGTGCTGCTGGTGGCCAAGGCCGCCGCGTCCCTGGAGAAGGAGAAGGCGCTGGAGGCCGCGCTGGACAAGGCGGAGGCCCAGCGCACCCAGGTGCAGCGCCACCGGGACACCACCTTCCGGGAGCCCATCACCGTGGAGGAGCCCATGTATTCGGACTTCGTGTTCGACGTGCAGCTCCACCGCCTCACCGTGACGGCCACCGTCACCGCGGTGATGAGGGACCTGCTCAAGGCGCAGCAGGTGCCGGCCCCCAACACGCAGGACTACGCGGTGGCGCACGAGGACACGGCCCACAAGGGGTATGACCGGTACGGCGTGCTCGCCGACCCCGTGCAGCTCCGCAACGAGCTGGAGCTGCGCGTGGAGGCGGGTGACAAGGCGGCGGCGGACCTCGCCCTCCGCGTGAAGGAGCGCTTCGACGCCTACCGCGGCAAGCGCGTGGAGGACGCCCGCCGCGGCATGGTCCGCCCCGGCGCCGAGGACGTGGTGGAGACCGCCGTGCGCGCGCTGTTGCTCACCGCGGACGCGCCGCCGCAGGACATCCTCCAGCCGCTGGGCCGCGCGCGCGGCCTGAACCGCCCGGAGACCCTGGTGGGCCTCTAA
- a CDS encoding M57 family metalloprotease has product MSQSKFVGALTGLALLAGCGGNDGSTTTPEENLGQGMSWEEFLAQVYQEPETGIFIADGDTPFASEKHLREFYDNNVKNGQLIVHRVGGQDAAWSATQKLNLTYCVSTTFGSNYNRMVQAMASATATWEAAGHVDFIHVSAQDSNCNASNNNVLFDVSPINAGGQYLARAFFPGDSRSNRNVVFDPSSFQPLGVWTLEGITRHELGHVLGFRHEHTRPESGACFEDNNWRALTTYDGSSVMHYPQCNGTQNGDLVLTTKDVQGIQALYGTPNGEPPPPPPPPPEGDEVTETRTGSVATGASVNYGPFNVVPGSTFTVRMTGSGDPDLYVRAGAAPTTTAYTCRPYLSGATESCSIEIPAGVTTAYIMVRGYSSANFNLTIDYLTPSGGGNGGTPTSETRSGSVARNQNVQVGSFSVKAGTNFKVVMSGSGDPDLYVRFGAQPTTSAYTCRPYLSGANETCDIPVPAGQTTAYIMVRGYSAATYNLAINYTKP; this is encoded by the coding sequence ATGTCACAGTCCAAGTTCGTCGGCGCCCTCACGGGCCTGGCGTTGCTCGCCGGTTGCGGCGGCAACGATGGCTCCACCACCACTCCCGAGGAGAACCTCGGCCAGGGGATGTCGTGGGAGGAGTTCCTCGCTCAGGTGTACCAGGAGCCGGAGACGGGCATCTTCATCGCCGACGGTGACACGCCGTTCGCGTCCGAGAAGCACCTGCGTGAGTTCTACGACAACAACGTCAAGAACGGGCAGCTCATCGTCCACCGCGTGGGCGGCCAGGACGCGGCGTGGAGCGCCACCCAGAAGCTGAACCTCACCTACTGTGTGAGCACCACCTTCGGGAGCAACTACAACCGCATGGTCCAGGCGATGGCGTCTGCGACCGCGACGTGGGAGGCCGCTGGCCACGTGGACTTCATCCACGTGAGCGCGCAGGACTCCAACTGCAACGCCAGCAACAACAACGTGCTGTTCGACGTGAGCCCCATCAACGCGGGTGGCCAGTACCTGGCGCGCGCGTTCTTCCCGGGTGACAGCCGCTCGAACCGCAACGTCGTGTTCGACCCCAGCTCCTTCCAGCCCCTGGGCGTCTGGACGCTGGAGGGCATCACCCGCCACGAGCTGGGCCACGTGCTCGGCTTCCGTCACGAGCACACCCGCCCCGAGTCCGGCGCCTGCTTCGAGGACAACAACTGGCGCGCGCTGACCACCTACGACGGTTCGTCCGTCATGCACTACCCGCAGTGCAACGGCACCCAGAACGGCGACCTGGTGCTGACCACGAAGGACGTCCAGGGCATCCAGGCGCTCTACGGTACGCCGAACGGTGAGCCGCCCCCGCCGCCCCCGCCGCCGCCGGAAGGCGACGAGGTGACGGAGACGCGCACGGGCTCCGTCGCGACGGGCGCGAGCGTCAACTACGGCCCCTTCAACGTCGTCCCTGGCTCCACCTTCACCGTGCGGATGACCGGCTCGGGTGACCCGGACCTCTACGTCCGCGCGGGCGCGGCGCCCACCACGACGGCGTACACCTGCCGTCCGTACCTCAGCGGCGCCACGGAGAGCTGCTCCATCGAGATTCCGGCGGGCGTGACCACCGCGTACATCATGGTGCGTGGCTACTCGTCCGCGAACTTCAACCTGACCATCGACTACCTCACGCCCTCCGGCGGCGGCAACGGTGGCACGCCCACCAGCGAGACGCGCTCCGGCTCCGTGGCGCGCAACCAGAACGTGCAGGTCGGCTCCTTCAGCGTGAAGGCCGGCACCAACTTCAAGGTCGTGATGTCGGGCTCGGGTGACCCGGACCTCTACGTCCGCTTCGGCGCGCAGCCCACCACCAGCGCGTACACCTGCCGCCCCTACCTCAGCGGCGCCAACGAGACGTGCGACATCCCGGTGCCCGCGGGCCAGACCACCGCGTACATCATGGTGCGTGGCTACTCGGCCGCCACCTACAACCTGGCCATCAACTACACCAAGCCGTAG
- a CDS encoding AEC family transporter: protein MGNVIGLLGVCMVLGVLARHSGRFPEGSAGAFNTFLLYVALPALVLRAMHQLVFVPELLVAAAVPWLYYLGAVPFFRWLGPRLGLSGPSVMALVLTAGLGNTAFVGLPMAEALLGPEGLPVAVVVDQLGSFLVLSSLATLAAARAGSDTPLSLRQLVRKVATFPPFLALVVALVTRPWAYPVWLDSVLERLGSLLTPLALFAIGLQLRLSGIRPRLPAVALGLSYKLLLVPALTAVGLLALPGLAPVVVQATLLQAAMGPMVSAAILAAEHDLDPDLAVLMVGVGVPLSFATAPLMLAFVR, encoded by the coding sequence ATGGGGAACGTCATCGGGCTCTTGGGGGTGTGCATGGTGCTGGGCGTCCTGGCCCGGCACAGCGGGAGGTTCCCGGAGGGCTCCGCCGGGGCGTTCAACACCTTCCTCCTGTACGTGGCGCTGCCCGCGCTGGTGCTGCGCGCCATGCACCAGTTGGTCTTCGTGCCGGAGCTGCTGGTCGCCGCCGCGGTGCCGTGGCTCTACTACCTGGGCGCGGTGCCCTTCTTCCGGTGGCTGGGCCCCCGGCTGGGGCTGTCCGGGCCGTCCGTCATGGCGCTGGTGCTGACCGCGGGCCTGGGCAACACCGCCTTCGTGGGGCTGCCCATGGCGGAGGCCCTGCTGGGGCCCGAGGGCCTGCCGGTGGCGGTGGTGGTGGATCAGCTCGGCTCCTTCCTGGTGCTGTCCTCGCTGGCGACGCTGGCGGCGGCCCGGGCGGGCTCGGACACGCCGCTGTCCTTGCGGCAGCTCGTGCGCAAGGTGGCGACCTTCCCTCCGTTCCTGGCGCTGGTGGTGGCGCTGGTGACGCGGCCCTGGGCCTACCCGGTGTGGCTGGACAGCGTGCTGGAGCGGCTGGGCTCGCTGCTGACGCCGCTGGCGCTGTTCGCCATTGGCCTGCAACTGCGTCTGTCGGGCATCCGGCCCCGGCTGCCCGCGGTGGCCCTGGGCCTGTCCTACAAGCTGCTGCTGGTGCCGGCGCTGACGGCCGTGGGCCTGCTGGCCCTGCCGGGACTGGCGCCGGTGGTGGTGCAGGCCACGCTGCTCCAGGCGGCCATGGGCCCCATGGTGAGCGCGGCCATCCTGGCCGCCGAGCATGACTTGGACCCGGACCTGGCCGTGCTGATGGTGGGGGTGGGCGTGCCGCTCTCCTTCGCGACGGCGCCGCTGATGTTGGCGTTCGTGCGCTGA